The Ziziphus jujuba cultivar Dongzao chromosome 7, ASM3175591v1 genome includes a region encoding these proteins:
- the LOC107425180 gene encoding probable xyloglucan galactosyltransferase GT17 yields MALYKNISFKFLTPLSLWTFFLNEFLTNIADCFRFLTKTRKITRKVFSLSPTLKTLSLTLSKSLRQSLPVFLYFFFLLLFLVVFFFSCLIFSMFPRKQTPPIPLTERINNNSNNNNNINKHYDSSKNKEPHFFNFPLSNTHLRYTAILSLFLFAWFLVVLFWFPPTTTTTTTDNVANQSLQNPPKSQQNHPENPPAPTCSKSFLFYVHNLPPEFNTGLLKDCRHLNIYTDMCPHVANCGLGQPLSDMDSDSPTSWFATHQFIAEMIFHARMENHPCRTLNPHIADLFYVPFYAGLHASSKFRESNLTERDALAVGLVDYLQDQQWWKRSRGKDHFMALGRTAWDFMRTADTPDFGANCLLNLPAVKNMTVLTVERQPWKGSNQYGVPYPSYFHPSSFQEVVTWQNKVRRLERSHLFSFIGAPRKGLEKAAIRDEMMKQCAGSTRCELLQCGFDGGGRNKCHEPGEVLGVMSRSEFCLQAPGDSFTRRSTFDSVLAGCIPVFFSPHTAYTQYAWFFPEDATTYSVFIDEKSEASKRIEEELLKIPRKTVQKMRENVIGLIPRMTYAHPNATDIGFDDAVDVALTALAQHVRTQ; encoded by the coding sequence atggcgttatataaaaatatctcaTTCAAGTTTTTGACCCCACTTTCACTTTGGACTTTCTTCCTCAATGAATTTCTCACCAACATTGCTGACTGCTTTCGTTTCCTcactaaaacaagaaaaataacaagaaaagtCTTCTCTCTATCACCGACATTAAAGAccctctctctcactctctcaaaATCTCTCCGGCAATCTCTCCcagtctttctttattttttctttcttctcctttttcttgtcgttttctttttttcttgtttaattttctCGATGTTTCCAAGAAAACAAACACCTCCAATTCCATTAACGGagagaatcaacaacaacagcaacaacaacaacaacatcaacAAACACTACGATTCCTCCAAGAACAAAGAACCACACTTTTTCAATTTCCCTCTCAGCAATACCCATCTCAGGTACACTGCAATTCTCTCCCTCTTCCTCTTCGCTTGGTTTCTCGTCGTCCTCTTCTGGTTCCCACCCACCACCACTACCACCACCACCGACAATGTCGCAAACCAGTCTCTGCAAAACCCCCCAAAAAGCCAACAAAACCACCCCGAGAATCCACCGGCCCCCACCTGTTCAAAATCCTTCTTATTCTACGTGCACAATCTTCCGCCGGAATTCAACACCGGACTTCTCAAAGATTGCCGGCACCTAAACATCTATACTGACATGTGTCCCCACGTGGCTAATTGCGGACTCGGTCAGCCTCTCTCCGACATGGATTCCGATTCTCCAACGAGCTGGTTCGCAACCCACCAGTTCATAGCCGAGATGATCTTCCACGCTCGAATGGAGAATCATCCTTGCCGGACACTGAACCCCCACATCGCCGACCTCTTCTACGTCCCTTTCTACGCCGGACTTCACGCTTCGAGCAAATTCCGAGAATCGAATCTCACGGAGCGCGACGCTCTCGCCGTTGGTCTGGTCGATTACCTTCAGGATCAACAATGGTGGAAGAGGAGCCGAGGGAAGGACCATTTCATGGCGTTGGGGAGGACGGCTTGGGATTTCATGAGGACCGCTGACACACCCGATTTCGGAGCCAATTGCTTGCTCAACCTCCCGGCGGTGAAGAACATGACGGTGTTGACCGTCGAGAGACAGCCGTGGAAGGGTTCCAACCAGTACGGCGTGCCGTACCCTTCGTATTTCCATCCGTCGTCGTTTCAGGAAGTGGTGACGTGGCAGAACAAGGTGAGGCGGTTGGAGCGGTCCCACCTTTTCTCATTCATCGGGGCTCCTAGAAAGGGTTTGGAGAAGGCGGCGATCAGAGACGAGATGATGAAGCAGTGCGCCGGGTCGACCCGGTGCGAGCTCTTGCAATGCGGGTTCGACGGCGGAGGAAGAAACAAATGCCACGAGCCCGGTGAGGTTCTGGGAGTGATGAGCCGGTCGGAATTCTGTCTCCAAGCTCCCGGAGACTCTTTCACACGCCGGTCAACGTTTGACTCGGTGCTCGCAGGGTGTATTCCGGTGTTCTTTTCGCCGCACACGGCTTATACTCAGTACGCATGGTTCTTCCCCGAGGACGCGACGACGTACTCAGTGTTCATAGACGAGAAAAGCGAAGCCAGCAAGAGGATCGAAGAGGAGCTTTTGAAGATCCCGAGAAAAACGGTCCAGAAAATGAGGGAAAATGTGATCGGTTTGATCCCCAGGATGACGTATGCGCATCCAAACGCGACGGACATTGGGTTCGACGACGCCGTCGACGTTGCTCTTACAGCTCTAGCCCAGCACGTGCGGACTCAGTGA